Proteins from a single region of Desulfolutivibrio sulfoxidireducens:
- a CDS encoding NAD(P)H-dependent glycerol-3-phosphate dehydrogenase yields the protein MKIAVIGGGSWGTTLADMLAKKGLTARLWVREQAVMNEIRTRHENTWYLPGRTLAPNLDVSTDPAHIADGVKHFLFAVPCQFIRHAYTRFFKYLPRNPAIICASKGIELDTLMPMSDVCEDVLGPLKPRFAMLSGPSFAFEVIREIPTAVTLGCAHKKTGKDVQQALSTPYFRVYTNPDVRGVELGGAIKNIIAIASGVADGLGFGGNARAALITRGLKEMSRLGQAMGADTATFMGLSGLGDLVLTCTGDLSRNRQVGMRLAKGQKLLDILGEMKMVAEGVKTTEAVYALGEKLKVELPITEQVQAILYRDQDPAQAVHTLMTRTLKDE from the coding sequence ATGAAGATCGCGGTCATCGGCGGAGGAAGCTGGGGCACCACCCTGGCCGACATGCTGGCCAAAAAAGGCCTCACCGCGCGGCTTTGGGTCCGCGAACAGGCGGTGATGAACGAGATCCGCACCCGCCACGAAAACACCTGGTACCTGCCCGGACGCACGCTGGCGCCAAACCTCGACGTCAGCACCGACCCGGCGCACATCGCCGACGGCGTCAAACACTTCCTGTTCGCCGTGCCCTGCCAGTTCATCCGCCACGCCTACACCCGGTTTTTCAAATACCTGCCCAGGAACCCGGCCATCATCTGCGCCAGCAAGGGCATCGAGCTGGACACCCTCATGCCCATGTCCGACGTCTGCGAGGACGTGCTCGGGCCGCTCAAACCCCGCTTCGCCATGCTCTCGGGGCCGTCCTTCGCCTTTGAGGTCATCCGCGAGATCCCGACTGCCGTCACCCTTGGTTGCGCCCACAAAAAAACCGGCAAGGATGTCCAGCAGGCCCTGTCCACGCCCTATTTCCGGGTCTACACCAACCCCGACGTGCGTGGCGTGGAACTGGGAGGGGCCATCAAAAACATCATCGCCATCGCCTCGGGCGTGGCCGACGGTCTGGGCTTCGGCGGCAACGCCCGGGCCGCCCTGATCACCCGGGGCCTCAAGGAAATGAGCCGGCTGGGCCAGGCCATGGGCGCGGACACGGCGACCTTCATGGGCCTGTCGGGCCTGGGCGACCTGGTGCTCACCTGCACCGGGGACTTAAGCCGCAACCGGCAGGTGGGCATGCGCCTGGCCAAGGGGCAAAAGCTCCTCGACATCCTGGGCGAGATGAAAATGGTGGCCGAGGGCGTCAAAACCACCGAGGCGGTCTATGCCCTGGGCGAAAAGCTCAAGGTGGAACTGCCCATCACCGAACAGGTCCAGGCCATCCTCTACCGCGACCAGGACCCGGCCCAGGCCGTGCATACCCTCATGACCCGGACCCTCAAGGACGAATGA
- a CDS encoding STAS domain-containing protein translates to MNHIDITRRGQCLCARLAGDFADNAARDIDAALLGVAEAPTLVLDLSDAASLGGAGIAYLIRLQTRLSTRGGTLFLHALSDAVAQELAIRDLTDFFRVVEEWDEDMGEEMLPLLAVR, encoded by the coding sequence ATGAACCATATCGACATCACGCGTCGCGGGCAGTGTCTGTGCGCCCGCTTGGCCGGGGACTTCGCCGATAACGCGGCCCGGGACATCGACGCCGCCCTGTTGGGCGTCGCCGAGGCTCCGACGCTGGTCCTGGATTTATCGGACGCCGCAAGCCTTGGCGGGGCGGGCATCGCCTACCTGATCCGGTTGCAGACCCGGCTTTCCACCCGGGGCGGCACGCTTTTCCTGCACGCCTTGTCCGATGCCGTGGCCCAGGAACTGGCCATCCGCGATCTGACGGATTTTTTCCGGGTGGTGGAGGAATGGGACGAGGACATGGGCGAGGAAATGCTCCCGCTGCTCGCGGTCCGCTGA
- a CDS encoding FapA family protein codes for MRHYLKFHFDPAFDRRTLTPRRRQDGTVDLYDLGYVQNVLAGEVLAEWLPADRAPAGADRRAFFTEKVFPYGLGCTPDPGNPDRLVASVNGYVAFDSGRIMVRRNLVVPGDVGFHTGNIVFVGDVVVEGGIRAGFEVVGRNVTVKGLVEGARIRASGSVSAEAGIKGSDNAVIRAGANLRTRFCENAELHAGKNLLVDGSSMLCHLYVGGKLAVKERLVGGTATCAGAVYVGEALGGGLRTQTRLLLGYDPELISKDRSLRRKIQRVTERVLSLRREGGPGGRLGSEAAAELEEMEKKLAAYHILRHRLWLNRHGGEDFSVCRVIVPGVVGANVEIGIGETSLDAPDGARDVLFRYVDGDIVMSSPTARG; via the coding sequence ATGCGGCACTATCTCAAGTTTCATTTCGATCCCGCTTTCGACCGTCGCACGCTCACGCCCAGACGCCGGCAGGACGGCACTGTGGATCTTTACGATCTGGGGTACGTGCAGAATGTTCTGGCCGGGGAGGTGCTGGCCGAGTGGCTCCCGGCGGATCGAGCCCCGGCCGGCGCCGACCGAAGGGCCTTTTTCACCGAGAAGGTTTTCCCCTACGGCCTGGGCTGCACGCCGGACCCGGGGAACCCGGACCGGCTGGTGGCCTCGGTCAACGGCTACGTGGCCTTCGACAGTGGCCGGATCATGGTTCGGCGCAATCTGGTGGTGCCCGGGGACGTGGGATTCCACACCGGCAACATCGTGTTCGTGGGCGACGTGGTGGTGGAGGGGGGCATCCGGGCCGGATTCGAGGTGGTGGGCCGCAACGTGACGGTCAAGGGACTGGTGGAGGGGGCCAGGATCCGGGCCTCGGGATCGGTTTCGGCCGAGGCCGGGATCAAGGGCTCGGACAACGCGGTCATCCGGGCCGGCGCGAACCTGCGGACGCGGTTTTGCGAGAACGCGGAACTGCACGCCGGGAAAAATCTGCTCGTGGACGGCTCAAGCATGCTGTGCCACCTCTACGTGGGCGGGAAGCTGGCGGTGAAGGAACGGCTGGTGGGCGGCACGGCCACCTGCGCGGGGGCGGTCTACGTGGGCGAGGCGCTTGGCGGAGGCCTTCGCACCCAGACCAGGCTTCTTTTGGGGTACGACCCGGAGTTGATCTCCAAGGACCGTTCCCTGCGGCGAAAGATCCAGCGGGTCACCGAACGGGTGCTGTCGCTACGCCGGGAGGGAGGCCCCGGAGGCCGTTTGGGGAGCGAGGCGGCGGCGGAACTCGAGGAAATGGAAAAAAAGCTGGCCGCGTATCATATCCTGCGCCACAGGTTGTGGCTCAACCGCCATGGCGGCGAGGATTTTTCGGTTTGCCGGGTCATCGTGCCGGGCGTGGTCGGGGCCAATGTGGAGATCGGCATCGGCGAGACGTCGCTGGATGCCCCGGACGGGGCCAGGGACGTGCTTTTTCGCTACGTCGACGGCGATATCGTCATGTCCTCGCCGACGGCCAGGGGCTGA
- a CDS encoding acyl-CoA dehydrogenase family protein: METLRTLPGDDVRQIMWRYADRFDLQMAVQSSRAVARGLVARIVAEGARHTHEWTPQKAKLLQAFDESGITAVFLDPHQGGYIEGPKNMGLALVAFELSWVDAGSATCSLAGNLALSPIHERGTPEQRDHYMSLCAPAQPGEDRKPWRGAFALTEPLPYVGVDTGVLCGRVRVASWEEGQEPMLAVEKRGRFITGMDFANFVTAAVETGDPRIKTSCMVILEESDPGIFDRGAPTLKMVHQLSSTRDPVLSLTVPASRIIGGYTIKDGVIVPNYTHGEIIAAVFHRTRVTVALMTTAKLLSAVEPVIRYQRARFRGGDACTEGSPKYEFGLQQKQDAVHRLADVWAAGEASASLGFATARLFDLLDPTEKAKEQALADMGVQGVRAQLMAVRKVQPKALEYLDLLFSPADTRDEARLAELAADPLVLYTVLEAEASVLCPACKLWNTGYGAVMMREAVALMGGYGITEDCPGFLFHKWTDCQLEATYEGPEAVQRRQLSATMVNEIFLALTRHYVDELETLHAARPDLGAASLAAGFRLWLWTLDFLLASKDADGNRLYHGKRQGVTFPLADALCWLVATRLQILDVVELAEKGPENPILAEGLDGTVAFLGDLSRIHAAKAAAEVGRITSLLVNGFAAPDADTTTFDALRLAVDKSLAGTGQAKDRAADALTKVMIPEALDYPM; the protein is encoded by the coding sequence ATGGAAACCTTACGCACCCTGCCGGGCGACGATGTCCGGCAAATCATGTGGCGCTACGCCGACCGCTTCGACCTCCAGATGGCCGTCCAGTCCTCCCGCGCCGTGGCCCGGGGCCTGGTGGCCAGGATCGTGGCCGAAGGCGCCCGCCACACCCACGAATGGACCCCACAAAAAGCCAAGCTGCTTCAGGCCTTCGACGAATCCGGCATCACCGCCGTGTTCCTCGACCCCCACCAGGGCGGCTATATCGAGGGACCAAAGAACATGGGGCTGGCCCTGGTGGCCTTCGAACTCTCCTGGGTCGACGCCGGCTCGGCCACCTGCTCTCTGGCCGGAAACCTGGCCCTGTCCCCCATTCACGAGCGCGGCACCCCTGAGCAGCGCGACCACTACATGAGCCTGTGCGCCCCGGCCCAGCCCGGCGAGGACCGCAAACCCTGGCGCGGGGCCTTCGCCCTGACCGAACCCCTGCCCTACGTGGGCGTGGACACCGGTGTTCTGTGCGGCCGGGTGCGCGTGGCCTCCTGGGAAGAGGGACAGGAACCCATGCTCGCGGTCGAAAAACGCGGCCGGTTCATCACCGGCATGGACTTCGCCAATTTCGTCACCGCCGCCGTGGAAACCGGCGACCCGCGCATCAAGACCTCGTGCATGGTCATTCTGGAGGAGTCCGACCCCGGTATCTTCGACCGCGGCGCGCCCACCCTCAAGATGGTCCACCAGCTTTCCTCCACCCGCGACCCGGTCCTGTCCCTGACCGTCCCGGCCAGCAGGATCATCGGCGGCTATACCATAAAAGACGGGGTCATCGTCCCCAACTACACCCACGGCGAGATCATCGCCGCCGTGTTCCATCGCACCCGGGTCACCGTGGCGCTTATGACCACGGCCAAACTCCTCTCGGCCGTCGAACCGGTCATCCGCTACCAGCGCGCCCGCTTCCGGGGCGGCGACGCCTGCACCGAGGGTTCTCCCAAATACGAATTCGGCCTCCAGCAGAAACAGGACGCCGTGCACCGCCTGGCCGACGTGTGGGCCGCCGGCGAGGCCAGCGCCTCGCTCGGATTCGCCACGGCGCGACTCTTCGATCTCCTCGACCCCACGGAAAAGGCCAAGGAACAGGCCCTGGCCGACATGGGCGTCCAGGGCGTGCGCGCCCAACTCATGGCCGTGCGCAAGGTCCAACCCAAGGCCCTGGAATACCTCGACCTGCTCTTCTCCCCGGCCGACACCCGCGACGAGGCCCGCCTGGCCGAACTGGCCGCCGACCCCCTGGTGCTCTATACCGTGCTCGAGGCCGAGGCCTCGGTCCTGTGTCCGGCCTGCAAGCTGTGGAACACCGGCTACGGCGCGGTCATGATGCGCGAGGCCGTGGCCCTTATGGGCGGCTACGGCATCACCGAGGACTGCCCGGGCTTTCTCTTCCACAAATGGACCGACTGCCAGCTCGAGGCCACCTACGAGGGTCCCGAGGCCGTGCAGCGCCGCCAGCTTTCCGCCACCATGGTCAACGAAATCTTCCTGGCCCTGACGCGCCACTACGTCGACGAACTCGAAACCCTGCACGCCGCCCGCCCGGACCTCGGGGCCGCCAGCCTGGCCGCCGGGTTCAGGCTGTGGCTGTGGACCCTGGACTTCCTGCTGGCCTCGAAGGACGCCGACGGCAACCGCCTGTACCACGGCAAACGCCAGGGCGTGACCTTCCCCCTGGCCGACGCCCTGTGCTGGCTGGTGGCCACACGCCTGCAAATCCTCGACGTGGTGGAACTGGCCGAAAAGGGACCGGAAAACCCCATCCTGGCCGAGGGCCTGGACGGCACCGTGGCCTTCCTCGGCGACCTTTCCCGCATCCACGCCGCCAAGGCCGCCGCCGAGGTTGGCCGGATCACAAGCCTTCTGGTCAACGGCTTCGCCGCCCCGGACGCCGACACAACGACCTTCGACGCCCTGCGCCTGGCCGTGGACAAATCCCTGGCCGGAACCGGCCAGGCCAAAGACCGCGCCGCCGACGCCCTGACCAAGGTCATGATCCCGGAGGCGCTCGATTACCCGATGTAG
- a CDS encoding 4Fe-4S ferredoxin yields the protein MDVERQVMDADMVCVGFGPAVGGFLTTLCRGLVDESGAPVVESAAMPGMPPQVICYERADDIGFGVSGVVSRARGIRASFPGFDPVMVPLCTRVREERVAYLLDPIGVSRRPRMVRLKDRAIRALGKRLPWFAHEAVELPYIPPFLAKHDGFAFSLGQFNQWVGGEIMGSGLAQIWPSTPVAGPLIENGAVVGVRLADQGVDKKGAPDAGYMPGMDVRAPLTVVGDGPVGPVGRAIDDAFGMPAGHHRREWAVGMKLVVDLPEGCELSEGTVLHTFGYPEPEIFGFLYVLPDRVASLGIFVPSWFDNPVRTAYRYLQHWMQHPYLWRHLKGGRLRSFGAKSLLESGRRGEPFLVGNGYARIGEGSGSTNVLTGSGVDEAWMTGVQLAEAVLELAKAGRPYTKENLEAAYAARRRASWVEAEAKVAEKARDGFTEGFLQGLMGMGLAGFSKGKVYWPGVSRRVHERIPSLETYFADRIPTAEIARIRAECAQKGLSLHDALMDRVGWPPIEYDGELLVSHQDALLLGGKVQANPGYADHVVFADPGVCGRCDTKICIEACSGQAITVNPEGGAPLFDREKCVHCGACLWNCSRPHPRNPEKTNVEFRAGSGGLHSVEN from the coding sequence ATGGATGTCGAACGCCAGGTGATGGACGCGGACATGGTGTGTGTCGGGTTCGGTCCGGCAGTGGGCGGTTTTCTGACCACGTTGTGTCGCGGGCTGGTGGATGAAAGCGGCGCTCCCGTGGTGGAGAGCGCGGCCATGCCCGGCATGCCGCCCCAGGTGATCTGCTACGAACGGGCCGACGACATCGGGTTCGGGGTGTCCGGGGTGGTCAGCCGGGCCAGGGGGATACGGGCCTCGTTCCCTGGGTTCGACCCGGTGATGGTGCCGCTGTGCACCAGGGTGAGGGAAGAACGGGTGGCCTATCTGCTCGATCCGATCGGCGTGAGCCGCAGGCCGAGGATGGTACGCCTGAAGGACCGGGCGATACGGGCGCTGGGGAAGCGGCTGCCGTGGTTCGCCCACGAGGCTGTGGAGCTGCCGTACATTCCGCCGTTTCTGGCCAAGCATGACGGATTTGCATTTTCCCTGGGCCAGTTCAACCAGTGGGTGGGAGGCGAGATCATGGGCTCGGGGCTGGCCCAGATCTGGCCGTCCACGCCCGTGGCCGGGCCGCTCATCGAGAACGGCGCCGTGGTTGGCGTCAGGCTGGCGGACCAGGGCGTAGACAAAAAGGGCGCGCCGGACGCCGGGTACATGCCGGGCATGGACGTGCGCGCGCCGCTGACCGTGGTCGGGGATGGGCCGGTGGGGCCGGTGGGCCGGGCCATCGATGACGCTTTCGGGATGCCCGCCGGACATCATCGCCGGGAATGGGCCGTGGGCATGAAGCTGGTGGTGGATCTGCCCGAGGGCTGCGAACTTTCCGAGGGCACGGTGTTGCATACCTTCGGCTATCCCGAGCCGGAAATTTTCGGATTCCTGTATGTGTTGCCGGACCGGGTGGCCTCGCTGGGCATCTTCGTGCCCTCGTGGTTCGACAACCCGGTACGCACGGCCTACCGCTACCTGCAGCACTGGATGCAGCACCCCTACCTGTGGCGGCACCTGAAAGGCGGCCGGCTGCGGTCCTTCGGGGCCAAGAGCCTTTTGGAATCCGGGCGGCGGGGGGAGCCGTTCTTGGTGGGCAACGGCTATGCGCGCATCGGCGAGGGTTCGGGCTCGACCAACGTGCTCACGGGCTCGGGCGTGGACGAGGCCTGGATGACCGGGGTGCAACTGGCCGAGGCGGTGCTGGAACTGGCCAAGGCGGGCCGGCCGTACACCAAGGAAAATCTGGAGGCCGCCTACGCGGCCAGACGCCGGGCCTCCTGGGTCGAGGCCGAGGCCAAGGTGGCCGAGAAGGCCCGCGACGGGTTCACCGAGGGATTTCTGCAGGGGCTTATGGGCATGGGCCTGGCCGGGTTCAGCAAGGGCAAGGTGTACTGGCCGGGGGTGTCGCGGCGGGTGCATGAGCGCATCCCGAGCCTGGAGACGTATTTTGCGGACCGCATTCCGACGGCCGAGATCGCGCGGATTCGGGCCGAGTGCGCGCAAAAGGGGCTGTCGCTTCACGACGCCCTCATGGACCGGGTGGGCTGGCCGCCCATCGAATACGACGGCGAGCTTCTGGTGTCGCATCAGGACGCCCTGCTTCTCGGCGGCAAGGTCCAGGCCAATCCGGGCTACGCCGACCATGTGGTCTTTGCCGACCCCGGGGTCTGCGGCCGGTGCGACACGAAAATCTGTATCGAGGCCTGCTCCGGGCAGGCCATCACGGTCAATCCCGAGGGCGGCGCGCCGCTTTTCGACCGGGAAAAGTGCGTCCACTGCGGGGCCTGCCTGTGGAACTGCTCCAGGCCGCATCCCCGGAATCCGGAAAAGACCAACGTGGAGTTTCGGGCCGGCTCCGGCGGCCTGCATTCAGTGGAGAACTAG
- a CDS encoding electron transfer flavoprotein subunit beta/FixA family protein, with the protein MSTGFHIVVCGGIVPDPLQTLEPVTTPAGPGLKNEMMLPAILDPWASHALFEAAHLAGKVPDSKVWLVSLGPKAKLQQVMMSVAQKAPFELVVCDGPAGGFVESADVAEALALAIEGIPGLDKSRLLVFGGWQSASRGAGTTLQTVGERLGVTEQFQGVDRLAVGQDGSLEIMERVEGGAYQVSVCQGAPAVLGWATGELPEPPNNPQVGMRNMRLIMPALQKAKPAKAGIEGVTFASVELPKQRRETRIVKDTPAEDIAREILAWLNA; encoded by the coding sequence ATGAGCACGGGATTTCACATCGTGGTGTGCGGCGGCATCGTGCCCGATCCGCTGCAGACCCTCGAACCGGTGACCACCCCGGCCGGGCCGGGACTCAAAAACGAGATGATGCTGCCGGCCATTCTCGATCCCTGGGCCTCCCACGCCCTGTTCGAGGCCGCGCACCTGGCCGGGAAAGTCCCGGACAGCAAGGTGTGGCTGGTGAGCCTGGGCCCCAAGGCCAAGCTGCAGCAGGTCATGATGTCCGTGGCCCAGAAGGCCCCCTTCGAACTGGTGGTCTGCGACGGCCCGGCCGGGGGCTTCGTGGAGTCGGCGGACGTGGCCGAGGCGTTGGCCTTGGCCATCGAGGGCATCCCCGGGCTGGACAAATCGCGGCTTCTGGTCTTCGGCGGCTGGCAATCGGCCTCGCGCGGGGCCGGGACCACCTTGCAGACGGTGGGCGAGCGGCTTGGCGTCACCGAGCAGTTCCAGGGCGTGGACAGGCTGGCCGTGGGACAGGACGGGTCGCTGGAGATCATGGAGCGCGTGGAGGGCGGCGCCTATCAGGTCTCGGTGTGCCAGGGCGCGCCGGCGGTCCTTGGCTGGGCCACCGGGGAGCTTCCCGAGCCACCGAACAACCCCCAGGTGGGCATGCGGAACATGCGCCTGATCATGCCCGCCCTGCAAAAGGCCAAACCGGCCAAGGCCGGCATCGAGGGCGTGACCTTCGCCTCGGTGGAATTGCCCAAACAGCGCCGGGAGACGCGCATCGTCAAGGACACCCCGGCCGAGGACATCGCCAGGGAGATCCTGGCCTGGCTGAACGCCTGA